A genomic region of Macrobrachium nipponense isolate FS-2020 chromosome 40, ASM1510439v2, whole genome shotgun sequence contains the following coding sequences:
- the LOC135212246 gene encoding basic proline-rich protein-like, with protein MADLTCPSRDPWWASPARPKTLDGPLAARPTTCCGGTFTRSRPWERGGFRRARPIQGTRSGPPLARPLSQGQVGGPCLPVPRHVADLAHLSHDPWCAPPTCPRTLGWPVPHPFQDAWRTSPARLRTLDGPRPPVPGHLADFARQSQDRWWALPARPRTCHGPHPPIKGHTADLARPSQDPWQAPPTCARTPGRPRPPVPGPLASPRPAHPGTRGGPHPPVPGPLAGPAHLSREKWWTLPAGPGTPGGPRPPVPRLVADLAHKCCFPSPDSLQASPPFLYPGSLARPSPDSWQASPTVPGLVAGLARPSQDPRQASPAIPAESNTYA; from the coding sequence TGATGGGCCCCTCGCCGCCCGTCCCACGACTTGTTGTGGTGGCACCTTCACCCGTTCCCGTCCCTGGGAACGCGGTGGCTTTCGCCGCGCCCGCCCAATCCAGGGAACACGTAGTGGGCCCCCCCTGGCCCGGCCTTTGTCCCAGGGACAGGTTGGTGGGCCCTGCCTGCCTGTCCCGAGACACGTGGCGGACCTCGCCCACCTGTCCCACGACCCTTGGTGTGCCCCGCCCACCTGTCCCAGGACCCTTGGTTGGCCCGTCCCCCACCCATTCCAGGACGCGTGGCGGACCTCACCCGCCCGTCTCAGGACCCTTGATGGGccacgcccgcctgtcccgggacacttgGCGGACTTCGCCCGCCAGTCCCAGGACCGTTGGTGGgccctgcctgcccgtcccaggacatgtCACGGGCCCCACCCACCCATCAAGGGACACACAGCGgaccttgcccgcccgtcccaggacccttGGCAGGCCCCGCCCACCTGTGCCAGGACTCCTGGCagacctcgcccgcccgtcccgggacccttgGCGAGCccccggcccgcccatcccgggactcGTGGTGGACCtcacccgcctgtcccaggaccctTGGCGGGCCcagcccacctgtcccgggaaaAATGGTGGACTTTGCCTGCTGGTCCTGGGACCCctggcgggccccgcccgcctGTCCCGAGACTCGTGGCAGACCTCGCTCACAAGTGTTGTTTCCCGTCCCCGGACTCGTTGCAGGCCTCGCCACCGTTCCTGTATCCAGGcagcctcgcccgcccatccccagactcgtggcaggcctcgcccaccgTCCCGGGACTCGTggcaggccttgcccgcccgtcccaggaccctaGGCAAGCCTCGCCTGCCATCCCAGCAGAGAGCAACACCTATGCTTAG